The proteins below come from a single Ochotona princeps isolate mOchPri1 chromosome 6, mOchPri1.hap1, whole genome shotgun sequence genomic window:
- the LPCAT4 gene encoding lysophospholipid acyltransferase LPCAT4: MSQGSAGDWAPVDATSEPPAPPNPFVHELHLSRLQRVKFCLLGALLAPIRVFLAFIVLFLLWPFAWLQVAGLTEEQLQEPITGWRKTVCHNGVLGLSRLLFFLLGFLRIRVRGQRASRLQAPVLVAAPHSTFFDPIVLLPCDLPKVVSRAENLSVPVIGALLRFNQAILVSRHDPASRRRVVEEVRRRATSGGKWPQVLFFPEGTCSNKKALLKFKPGAFIAGVPVQPVLIRYPNSLDTTSWAWRGPGVLKVLWLTASQPCSIVDVEFLPVYHPSPEESRDPTLYANNVQRVMAQALGIPATECEFVGSLPVIVVGRLKVALEPQLWELGRVLRKAGLSPGCVDTGAEPGRSRMINQEEFARQLQLSDPQTVAGAFRYFQQDAQGLVDFRDVALALAALDGGRSLEELTRLAFELFAEEQAEGPGRLLYQDGFSTILHLLLGSPRPAATTLHAELCRAGPSQGLSLCQFQNFSLHDPLYGKLFSTYLRPPHTPRGPSQMQNASSPGSPSSLANGTVQEPKQKGD; this comes from the exons ATGAGTCAGGGAAGTGCGGGGGACTGGGCCCCTGTCGATGCCACCTCCGAGCCCCCAGCGCCCCCCAACCCCTTCGTGCACGAGTTACATCTCTCCCGCCTCCAGAGGGTTAAG TTCTGCCTCCTGGGGGCACTGCTGGCCCCCATCCGAGTGTTTCTGGCCTTCATCGTCCTCTTTCTCCTCTGGCCCTTTGCCTGGCTGCAAGTAGCCGGTCTTACGGAGGAGCAGCTTCAAGAGCCAATCACAGGATGGAGGAA GACTGTGTGCCACAACGGGGTGCTGGGCCTGAGCCGCCTCCTCTTCTTCCTACTGGGCTTCCTCCGGATTCGTGTTCGGGGCCAGCGGGCCTCCCGCCTTCAAGCCCCAGTCCTTGTTGCTGCCCCCCATTCCACTTTCTTTGACCCCATTGTCCTGCTGCCCTGTGACCTGCCCAAGGTCGTGTCCAGAGCCGAGAACCTCTCTGTGCCTGTCATCGGAG CCCTCCTTCGATTCAACCAAGCCATCCTAGTCTCCCGCCATGACCCAGCTTCCCGGCGTAGAGTGGTGGAGGAGGTCCGAAGGCGTGCCACCTCAGGAGGCAAGTGGCCCCAG GTGCTCTTCTTTCCTGAGGGCACCTGTTCCAACAAGAAGGCTTTGCTTAAGTTCAAACCAG GAGCCTTCATCGCAGGGGTTCCTGTGCAGCCCGTCCTCATCCGCTATCCCAACAGTCTG gACACCACCAGCTGGGCGTGGAGGGGCCCTGGCGT ACTCAAAGTCCTGTGGCTCACAGCCTCACAGCCCTGCAGCATCGTGGATGTGGAG TTCCTCCCTGTGTATCACCCCAGCCCGGAGGAGAGCAGGGACCCCACCCTCTATGCTAACAATGTCCAGAGGGTCATGGCACA GGCCCTGGGCATTCCAGCCACCGAGTGTGAGTTCGTAGGGAGCTTGCCTGTGATTGTGGTGGGCCGGCTGAAGGTAGCGTTGGAACCACAGCTCTGGGAACTGGGAAGAGTGCTTCGTAAGGCTGG GCTGTCCCCCGGCTGTGTGGACacgggggcagagccaggccggAGCCGAATGATCAACCAGGAGGAGTTTGCCAGGCAGCTGCAGCTCTCTGATCCCCAGACGGTGGCTGGTGCCTTCCGCTACTTCCAGCAG GATGCCCAGGGTTTGGTGGACTTCCGAGATGTGGCGCTGGCACTAGCAGCTCTGGATGGGGGCAGGAGCCTGGAGGAGCTGACTCGCCTGGCATTTGAG CTGTTTGCTGAAGAGCAGGCAGAGGGGCCCGGCCGCCTTCTGTACCAAGATGGCTTCAGCACCATCCTGCACCTGCTACTGGGTTCACCCCGCCCTGCTGCCACGACTTTGCATGCTGAGCTATGCCGGGCAGGACCCAGCCAAGGCTTATCCCTCT GTCAGTTCCAGAACTTCTCCCTCCACGACCCCCTCTATGGGAAGCTCTTCAGCACTTACCTGCGGCCCCCACACACCCCTCGAGGCCCCTCCCAGATGCAAAATGCCTCGTCCCCTGGCAGCCCCAGCTCTCTTGCCAATGGCAccgtacaggagcccaagcagaaGGGCGACTGA